In Paraburkholderia terrae, the DNA window CGTCGGCGACCTGTTCACCGTCGTGCCGGAGCTGGTGAAAGAACTCGGCTGATAACGCAATACGCCGCCTGACGGCGCACGACAGCAAAGCGAAGAGGCGCGAGGATGTTGAATCCAGCGCCTCTTTTTTCATCGGAGTCAGGGAGGAGACACACATGAGCTACACGGCACCCATCAAGGACATGATGTTCGCGATGCAGGAACTGGCCGGACTGGATGACATTGCAGCGCTGCCAGGCTTCGAGGACGCGAACGCTGAAACCGCGCAAGCCGTGCTCGAAGAATCCGCGAAGCTGTGCGGCGAAGTGCTGGCGCCGCTGAACGTCGAAGGTGACCGGAACCCGAGCAGCTGGAAAGACGGCCACGTCACGGCGACGCCCGGTTTCGCCGATGCGTTCCGCCAGTTCGCCGCAGGCGGCTGGCAGGGCGTGCAGCATCCCGTCGAGTACGAAGGCCAGGGCCTGCCGAAGCTGATCGCGACGGCGTGTATCGAGATGCTGAACGCGTCGAACCTGTCGTTCGCGCTGTGCCCGCTGCTGACGGATGGCGCGATCGAGGCGCTGCTCACGGCAGGCAGCGATGAGCAGAAAAAGACCTACGTGCCGAAGCTGATTTCCGGCGAATGGACTGGCACGATGAACCTCACCGAGCCGCAAGCCGGCTCCGATCTCGCACTCGTGCGCACGCGTGCCGAGCCGCAGGGCGATGGTTCTTTCAAGCTGTTCGGCACGAAGATTTTCATCACGTGGGGCGAGCACGACATGGCGGACAACATCGTCCACCTCGTGCTCGCGCGCACGCCCGATGCGCCCGAAGGCGTGAAGGGCATTTCGCTGTTCGTCGTGCCGAAGTTCCTCGTCAATGAGGACGGCTCGCTGGGTGAGCGCAACGACGTGCATTGCGTGTCGATCGAACACAAACTCGGGATCAAGGCGAGCCCGACAGCCGTTCTTCAGTTCGGCGATCACGGTGGCGCAATCGGTCATCTGATCGGCGAAGAAAATCGCGGCCTCGAATACATGTTCATCATGATGAACGCGGCGCGTTTTGCGGTCGGCATGCAGGGCGTGGCCATATCGGATCGCGCGTACCAGAAGGCTGTCGCGTACGCGAAGGAC includes these proteins:
- a CDS encoding acyl-CoA dehydrogenase; this encodes MSYTAPIKDMMFAMQELAGLDDIAALPGFEDANAETAQAVLEESAKLCGEVLAPLNVEGDRNPSSWKDGHVTATPGFADAFRQFAAGGWQGVQHPVEYEGQGLPKLIATACIEMLNASNLSFALCPLLTDGAIEALLTAGSDEQKKTYVPKLISGEWTGTMNLTEPQAGSDLALVRTRAEPQGDGSFKLFGTKIFITWGEHDMADNIVHLVLARTPDAPEGVKGISLFVVPKFLVNEDGSLGERNDVHCVSIEHKLGIKASPTAVLQFGDHGGAIGHLIGEENRGLEYMFIMMNAARFAVGMQGVAISDRAYQKAVAYAKDRVQSRPVDGSAKQAVSIIHHPDVRRMLSTMRALTEGSRALAYVAASHSDLAHRHPDEAKRAEHQAIYEYLVPIVKGWSTELSVDVASLGVQVHGGMGFIEETGAAQYYRDARILPIYEGTTAIQANDLVGRKTVRDGGAVAKALLAQIAQTVEALKQHKGAAFDSMQKHLSLGHDALQSTVAYVVANTKSDPNAVFAGSVPYLKLAGIVLGGWQMARAMLAAQEKHAQDPSFYGAKIATAQFFAEHLLPQAVALEASITSAKGGEGILALSEDQF